One window of Corynebacterium accolens genomic DNA carries:
- a CDS encoding FAD-binding and (Fe-S)-binding domain-containing protein, giving the protein MTTGTLKIDQLFPQDGPEVKTGIIDRVAYASDASHYLYTPKAVIEARSAEHVAAIFKAGRQQGIPVTLRSGGTSLAGQASGEGYLVDVRKHFRGIEVLDDGKRVRVQPGATVRQVNARLGLRNRKLGPDPASEAACTIGGVVANNSSGMACGTEFNTYNTLESLTFVLPSGTVINTADADADRQFQAQEPELVDTLTRLQRRVRDNQESVDIIRRHFQLKNTMGYGLNSFLDFDSPVKLFEHLLVGSEGTLAFIAEAVFRTVHISSLTTTTVAVFNNLFAATKALPSLVETGAATLELMDSASIRVGQGFDKVPQAITGFDVDSQAALLIEYQSDDKEELREKENKGSSLLRELDLQSPAEFSADIPTRTAAWNFRKGLYAQVAEARPSGTTALLEDVVVPVGDLADTCSSLQELFTRYSYDDAVIFGHAKDGNIHFLLTDRFEGDSAIGRYNNFNEEMVDLVLSAEGNLKAEHGTGRAMAPYVRRQYGDELYEVMQLLKRACDPAGTMNPGVILDDDPDAHITNIKLNPTVEEEIDPCVECGYCEPVCPSRDLTLTPRQRIVVRRARQRAQESGDTHLVAELDEAYEYMGIDTCAVDSMCLTACPVGIDTGKFIKKLRHENAGAAEEKVWSTAAKNWQVTSRGAATALTGAHMLPAQLVTKVTDMARSLIGPDTVPGYQPELGKGGKSRERLAGRVGDRYAETAGIYLPACVNSMFAPQGEGMGATEAFITVLERAGIALEVPMGIEKLCCGTPWSSKGMRKGHDIMEQRVRESIMEATDNARLPVIVDASSCTAGFQEMLEAIGITVIDALSFTADTLLPRLETTQPVESMTIHPTCSAFQLGMMGDVEKVARAAATEVHIPTAWNCCGYAGDRGMLHPELTESATRAEATQVTKLGAQYHASTNRTCELGMTRATGEDYHHVLEILERATR; this is encoded by the coding sequence ATGACTACCGGCACCCTTAAGATCGACCAATTATTTCCGCAGGATGGGCCGGAGGTAAAGACCGGCATCATCGACCGGGTGGCCTATGCTTCCGATGCCTCGCACTACCTCTACACCCCGAAGGCCGTGATTGAAGCGCGCTCGGCAGAACACGTGGCCGCCATATTCAAAGCGGGGCGGCAGCAAGGTATTCCGGTGACCTTGCGCTCGGGCGGCACCTCCTTGGCCGGCCAGGCCTCCGGCGAGGGCTACCTGGTGGATGTGCGCAAGCATTTCCGGGGCATAGAAGTCCTCGATGACGGCAAGCGGGTGCGCGTGCAGCCAGGGGCAACCGTGCGCCAGGTCAATGCGCGTTTGGGGCTGCGCAACCGCAAGCTCGGCCCGGACCCGGCCAGCGAGGCGGCCTGCACCATCGGCGGCGTGGTGGCGAATAATTCCTCCGGCATGGCCTGCGGCACCGAATTCAATACCTATAACACCTTGGAATCGCTGACCTTTGTCTTGCCTTCTGGCACGGTGATCAATACTGCGGACGCGGATGCGGACCGGCAATTCCAGGCGCAAGAACCCGAGCTGGTGGATACGCTGACCCGCCTGCAGCGCCGCGTGCGCGATAACCAGGAATCAGTAGATATCATCCGCCGCCATTTCCAGCTGAAAAATACGATGGGCTACGGGCTTAATTCCTTCCTGGATTTTGATAGCCCCGTCAAGCTTTTTGAGCACCTGTTGGTGGGCTCCGAAGGAACGCTCGCGTTTATCGCGGAAGCGGTCTTTCGTACCGTGCACATCTCTTCTCTTACGACGACTACCGTGGCGGTCTTTAATAATCTTTTCGCCGCTACGAAGGCATTGCCTTCCCTGGTGGAGACCGGTGCCGCCACCCTGGAGCTGATGGATTCTGCCTCCATTCGCGTCGGCCAAGGCTTTGATAAGGTCCCGCAGGCCATTACCGGCTTCGATGTGGATTCACAGGCCGCGTTGCTCATTGAGTACCAATCCGATGACAAAGAAGAGCTGCGGGAAAAAGAGAACAAGGGCTCGTCCCTATTGCGCGAATTGGATCTGCAATCACCGGCGGAATTTTCTGCCGATATTCCCACCCGCACCGCCGCGTGGAACTTCCGCAAGGGCCTGTATGCCCAGGTGGCAGAAGCGAGGCCCTCCGGAACCACGGCGCTCTTGGAAGACGTTGTGGTGCCGGTGGGCGATTTGGCCGATACCTGTTCCTCCTTGCAGGAGCTTTTTACCCGCTATTCTTACGACGATGCGGTCATTTTCGGCCACGCGAAAGACGGCAATATCCACTTCCTTCTAACGGACCGCTTCGAAGGCGATAGCGCCATTGGCCGTTATAACAACTTCAATGAGGAAATGGTGGACTTGGTGCTTTCGGCAGAGGGAAACCTCAAGGCCGAGCACGGCACCGGCCGCGCCATGGCCCCGTATGTGCGCCGCCAGTACGGCGATGAGCTTTACGAGGTCATGCAGCTGCTCAAGCGCGCCTGCGATCCCGCTGGGACCATGAACCCAGGCGTCATCCTGGACGATGACCCCGATGCACACATTACAAATATCAAGCTCAACCCCACGGTGGAAGAGGAAATCGACCCGTGCGTTGAGTGCGGCTATTGCGAGCCGGTCTGCCCGTCGAGGGATCTCACCTTGACCCCACGCCAGCGCATCGTGGTGCGCCGTGCCCGCCAGCGGGCGCAAGAAAGTGGCGATACACACTTGGTTGCAGAACTCGATGAGGCCTATGAGTACATGGGCATCGATACGTGCGCCGTGGATTCTATGTGTCTAACCGCCTGCCCAGTGGGCATTGATACCGGTAAATTTATCAAGAAGCTGCGCCACGAGAATGCTGGGGCCGCAGAAGAAAAGGTTTGGTCTACTGCCGCCAAGAATTGGCAGGTCACCAGCCGCGGTGCGGCAACGGCGCTAACCGGCGCGCACATGTTGCCGGCACAGTTGGTCACGAAGGTCACCGATATGGCCCGCTCGCTCATCGGCCCAGATACCGTGCCGGGATACCAGCCGGAGTTAGGAAAGGGCGGCAAGTCCCGCGAGCGCCTGGCCGGGCGCGTGGGCGATCGCTATGCAGAGACCGCGGGAATCTATCTTCCAGCCTGCGTAAACTCCATGTTTGCCCCACAAGGTGAGGGCATGGGTGCCACAGAAGCCTTCATTACCGTCTTGGAGAGGGCGGGGATCGCGCTGGAGGTTCCTATGGGCATCGAAAAGCTCTGCTGCGGAACGCCATGGTCCTCAAAGGGCATGCGCAAGGGCCACGACATCATGGAACAGCGTGTGCGCGAGAGCATTATGGAGGCCACCGATAACGCCCGCCTGCCCGTGATCGTGGATGCGTCCAGTTGTACCGCGGGCTTCCAGGAGATGCTGGAAGCCATCGGCATTACCGTCATCGATGCGCTGAGCTTTACCGCCGATACGCTGCTACCGCGCCTCGAGACCACTCAGCCGGTGGAGTCTATGACGATTCACCCGACCTGTTCGGCGTTCCAGCTCGGCATGATGGGCGATGTTGAAAAGGTCGCCCGGGCCGCAGCCACGGAGGTGCACATCCCCACCGCCTGGAATTGCTGTGGTTACGCCGGCGACCGGGGCATGCTCCACCCGGAGCTCACGGAGTCCGCCACCCGCGCCGAGGCCACCCAGGTCACGAAGCTGGGCGCGCAGTATCACGCCTCTACCAACCGCACGTGTGAGCTGGGCATGACCCGCGCCACCGGCGAGGATTACCACCATGTTCTTGAGATACTAGAGCGCGCTACCCGCTAA
- the glmS gene encoding glutamine--fructose-6-phosphate transaminase (isomerizing) has translation MCGIVGYVGHASGDREYFALDVVVEGLHRLEYRGYDSAGVAMYADGEISWRKKAGKVAALDDEIAARPLKDSVLGIGHTRWATHGGPTDLNAHPHVVDGGKLAVVHNGIIENFAELRTELLNKGYNFVSETDTEVAAALLGDVFHNDAAGDLTKAMQLTAQRLDGAFTLLAIHADQPDRIVAARRDSPLVIGLGEGENFLGSDVSGFIDYTKSAVEMDNDQVVTITADDVVITDYDGNPTEGKSFEIKWDAAAAEKGGFDSFMEKEIHDQPAAVRDTLLGRFDEQGQLTLDDLRIDESVLKSIDKIIVIACGTAAYAGHVARYAIEHWCRIPTEVELAHEFRYRDPIVNEKTLVVALSQSGETMDTLMAVRHARQQGAKVIAICNTQGSSIPRESDAALYTHAGPEIAVASTKAFLAQITATYLLGLYLAQLRGNMFSDEIQGVLAELRNMPDKVQSVIDEEQQVAGLANSMKDAESVLFLGRHVGFPVALEGALKLKEIAYLHAEGFAAGELKHGPIALIEEGQPVFVIVPSPRGRDSLHSKVVSNIQEIRARGAITIVIAEEGDTAVEDYANHVIRVPKAPTLMQPLLATVPLQIFAAHVAKSKGYDVDQPRNLAKSVTVE, from the coding sequence ATGTGTGGAATTGTTGGATATGTTGGTCACGCTAGCGGTGACCGCGAATACTTCGCTCTGGATGTAGTCGTGGAAGGTCTGCACAGACTGGAATACCGCGGCTATGACTCCGCTGGTGTGGCGATGTACGCCGATGGGGAGATTAGCTGGCGGAAGAAGGCGGGCAAGGTTGCTGCCTTGGATGATGAGATCGCAGCCCGTCCGCTGAAGGATTCCGTGTTGGGAATCGGGCACACCCGTTGGGCCACCCACGGTGGTCCGACCGATCTCAATGCGCACCCGCACGTCGTTGACGGCGGCAAGCTGGCCGTGGTGCACAACGGCATCATCGAAAACTTCGCGGAGCTGCGCACCGAGCTGTTGAACAAGGGCTATAACTTCGTTTCTGAAACCGATACCGAAGTTGCGGCTGCTTTGCTTGGTGATGTTTTCCACAACGACGCCGCAGGGGATCTCACCAAGGCAATGCAGCTGACCGCCCAGCGCCTCGACGGTGCGTTTACCCTGCTGGCCATTCACGCTGACCAGCCGGATCGCATCGTTGCCGCCCGCCGCGATTCGCCACTGGTTATCGGCTTGGGCGAGGGCGAGAACTTCTTGGGCTCTGACGTCTCGGGCTTTATTGACTACACCAAGTCCGCAGTGGAAATGGACAATGACCAGGTGGTCACCATCACCGCTGACGATGTCGTCATTACTGACTACGACGGCAACCCCACCGAGGGCAAGTCCTTTGAGATCAAATGGGATGCGGCCGCCGCTGAAAAGGGTGGCTTTGATTCCTTTATGGAAAAGGAAATCCACGATCAGCCCGCCGCCGTGCGCGATACCCTGTTGGGCCGCTTTGATGAGCAGGGCCAGCTGACCTTGGATGACTTGCGCATCGATGAATCGGTCTTAAAGTCCATCGATAAGATCATCGTGATCGCCTGCGGCACGGCGGCCTATGCCGGCCATGTGGCGCGGTACGCCATCGAGCACTGGTGCCGCATCCCCACCGAGGTCGAGCTCGCCCACGAGTTCCGCTACCGCGATCCGATCGTCAACGAGAAGACCTTGGTCGTGGCCTTGTCCCAGTCCGGCGAGACCATGGATACCCTGATGGCCGTGCGCCACGCCCGCCAGCAGGGAGCGAAGGTCATCGCCATCTGCAATACGCAGGGCTCGTCCATTCCGCGCGAATCCGATGCGGCGCTCTACACCCACGCGGGTCCCGAAATCGCGGTGGCCTCAACCAAGGCTTTCTTGGCGCAGATTACCGCGACCTACCTGCTGGGCCTGTACCTGGCACAGCTGCGCGGCAATATGTTCTCTGATGAAATTCAGGGGGTTCTTGCTGAGCTGCGCAATATGCCGGATAAGGTACAAAGCGTCATCGATGAAGAACAGCAGGTAGCCGGCCTGGCTAACTCCATGAAGGATGCGGAATCCGTGCTCTTTTTGGGCCGCCACGTGGGCTTCCCGGTTGCCCTTGAAGGCGCGCTGAAGCTCAAGGAGATCGCCTACCTGCACGCGGAAGGTTTTGCCGCAGGCGAGCTCAAGCACGGCCCAATTGCGCTTATTGAGGAGGGCCAGCCGGTCTTCGTCATCGTGCCGTCTCCGCGCGGGCGCGATTCGCTGCATTCCAAGGTGGTTTCCAATATCCAGGAAATCCGCGCCCGCGGTGCCATCACCATCGTGATCGCCGAAGAAGGCGATACCGCGGTAGAGGATTACGCTAACCACGTTATCCGCGTGCCAAAGGCACCGACGTTGATGCAGCCGCTCCTAGCAACGGTGCCCCTGCAGATCTTTGCCGCGCACGTGGCAAAGTCCAAGGGATATGATGTTGACCAGCCGCGTAACTTGGCCAAGTCCGTGACCGTGGAATAA
- the alr gene encoding alanine racemase, which yields MLKTTIDLAAIAHNVRLIKEKIGPDVKLMCVVKADAYGHGAERVVPVMLEAGADSIGVATLTEAVQLRRMGVDSPIAAWIWQSDQVLEEALASGIQIAVNSPAQAQKLVEAEIPAEIYIKVETGMHRSGVDKADWDEVFALLREAPHITVLGLMSHFACADDPDNAHNDTQEEEFRRALDAARAAGLECPVNHLANSPATLSRPSAHFDQVRVGIACYGLEPIAGRDHGLRPAMTWSGNVFGVKPIDKNEATSYGRTWSADKPGFLATVDCGYADGLPRAYQGHLQVGIGGRLYPQVGRVCMDQIVVDLGDNPHGIAPGDEVTIFGQGGMSATELADAVGTINYEVVCRPTGRTEREYIGGADAQ from the coding sequence ATGCTGAAAACCACAATTGACCTTGCTGCCATCGCGCATAATGTGCGGCTGATTAAGGAGAAGATCGGCCCAGACGTCAAGCTGATGTGCGTGGTGAAGGCGGATGCTTACGGGCACGGGGCAGAAAGGGTCGTGCCCGTGATGCTGGAAGCAGGGGCGGATTCTATTGGCGTCGCCACGCTGACAGAAGCAGTGCAGCTGCGGCGCATGGGGGTCGATTCGCCCATTGCGGCATGGATCTGGCAGTCGGATCAGGTTCTTGAAGAGGCCCTGGCCTCTGGCATCCAGATTGCGGTCAATTCCCCGGCGCAGGCGCAGAAGCTGGTAGAAGCAGAGATTCCCGCCGAAATCTATATCAAGGTTGAAACCGGAATGCACCGCTCCGGGGTGGATAAGGCGGACTGGGATGAGGTTTTCGCGCTGCTGCGGGAAGCCCCGCATATCACCGTGCTGGGCCTCATGTCCCACTTTGCCTGCGCGGATGATCCGGATAATGCGCATAATGACACCCAGGAAGAAGAGTTTCGGCGCGCCCTGGATGCGGCGCGCGCGGCGGGTCTGGAGTGTCCGGTCAATCATTTGGCTAATTCGCCGGCCACGCTCTCGCGCCCATCGGCGCACTTTGACCAGGTGCGGGTGGGTATCGCGTGCTATGGGCTCGAGCCCATAGCGGGGCGGGACCATGGCTTGCGCCCGGCAATGACCTGGTCCGGAAATGTCTTCGGGGTCAAGCCAATTGATAAGAATGAGGCCACCAGCTACGGGCGCACGTGGAGCGCGGATAAGCCAGGGTTCCTGGCCACGGTGGATTGTGGTTATGCCGATGGCCTGCCGCGCGCGTACCAGGGCCACCTTCAAGTGGGCATCGGCGGGCGGCTGTATCCCCAGGTAGGCCGGGTGTGCATGGACCAAATAGTAGTGGATCTAGGAGATAACCCGCACGGTATTGCCCCCGGTGATGAGGTGACCATCTTTGGACAGGGTGGCATGTCTGCCACCGAGCTTGCTGATGCCGTGGGCACCATCAACTATGAAGTGGTGTGCCGACCCACCGGCCGCACCGAACGCGAATATATAGGAGGGGCCGATGCGCAGTAA
- the tsaE gene encoding tRNA (adenosine(37)-N6)-threonylcarbamoyltransferase complex ATPase subunit type 1 TsaE yields the protein MRSNFPESGTRDLATVEQTHACGKELGAALEAGDVVILDGPLGAGKTTFTQGIAQGMQVKGRVTSPTFVIARVHRSQVGGPDLVHVDAYRLLDEGGANSGDPLGELDALDLDTELADAVVVAEWGGGLVEQIAESYLFVSIDREPAEFAGADEDVRRVSWSWRHND from the coding sequence ATGCGCAGTAATTTTCCGGAGTCTGGAACCCGCGATCTGGCAACGGTGGAACAGACCCACGCCTGCGGCAAGGAACTGGGCGCAGCGCTGGAAGCTGGCGATGTCGTCATCTTGGATGGCCCATTGGGCGCGGGCAAGACCACCTTCACCCAAGGCATAGCCCAGGGGATGCAGGTTAAAGGCCGCGTTACCTCGCCCACGTTCGTGATCGCCCGCGTGCACCGCTCCCAGGTTGGGGGACCGGACCTGGTGCACGTGGATGCGTACCGCCTCTTGGATGAGGGCGGGGCCAATTCCGGCGATCCCCTGGGGGAGCTGGATGCCTTGGACTTGGATACCGAGCTTGCCGATGCCGTCGTCGTCGCCGAATGGGGCGGCGGTCTCGTCGAACAGATCGCAGAAAGTTACCTGTTTGTCAGCATCGACCGCGAACCGGCGGAGTTCGCCGGTGCCGATGAGGACGTGCGCCGCGTCAGCTGGTCGTGGCGTCACAACGATTAG
- a CDS encoding aspartate:alanine exchanger family transporter, which translates to MLDLLASSPLLALFAIMAIGLAIGKIKFFGISLGAAAAMFVALGLSTANPDIQIPPLVYQFGLAIFVYAIGLHFGPSFVREFATRGWKLTVFMIGMLVLLVGVGLGLIRVFGLDVDVAAGMFAGSLSSTPGMAAVVDMLGNSTPVVGYSLAYPGAVIGAILVAAIGAKILKVDHEADAKEEGMIPAPLVAKGVRLTKDFPDTAGHLYQVTGHTVVATREISDMEHHRLAPPDMPLRKGDAFLINGSAKDVTGAIEVLGEEYPVELTPEAGLEYKRVTVSNPQVAGKRIRDIDALEHGFIIARVRKGDRDEVPHPDMVLNYSDRVRVVCSPHHVREVRKYLGDSETALGNADLLSMSIGLTLGMLLGLIPIPMPGGSTLQLGFGGGPVVVGLFLGYLNRTGPINWQMPFHTRETLSNLGLTLFLAGVGTSAGASFRDALTDPSSLTIIGVGFIITLVSAILIGVIGMLVLGLKWDEAMGCAAGMTTNPAVFAYIRGQTGTELAGRGWATVYPTTIIGKIIAAQVLLLLLL; encoded by the coding sequence GTGTTAGATCTCCTAGCCTCCAGTCCTCTGCTCGCCCTTTTTGCCATCATGGCCATCGGTTTGGCCATCGGCAAAATCAAATTCTTTGGTATTTCTTTGGGCGCCGCGGCCGCGATGTTCGTGGCGCTCGGGCTGTCTACCGCCAATCCGGATATCCAGATTCCACCGCTGGTGTATCAATTCGGCTTGGCTATTTTCGTTTATGCCATTGGCCTTCACTTCGGGCCGTCGTTCGTCCGCGAATTTGCTACCCGCGGCTGGAAGCTGACCGTCTTTATGATCGGCATGTTGGTCCTGCTCGTTGGCGTGGGCCTCGGGCTCATCCGCGTCTTCGGCCTCGATGTCGATGTGGCTGCAGGTATGTTTGCCGGTTCGCTTTCGTCTACCCCAGGCATGGCAGCGGTGGTGGATATGTTGGGCAATTCCACCCCGGTCGTCGGTTATTCGCTGGCCTACCCGGGCGCGGTTATCGGCGCGATTTTGGTTGCGGCCATCGGCGCAAAAATACTGAAGGTAGACCACGAGGCGGACGCCAAGGAAGAGGGGATGATCCCCGCTCCACTGGTAGCCAAAGGTGTGCGGCTGACCAAAGATTTCCCGGATACGGCCGGGCACCTCTACCAGGTAACCGGGCATACGGTGGTGGCCACCCGCGAGATCTCCGATATGGAACATCACCGCTTGGCACCGCCGGATATGCCGCTGCGCAAGGGCGATGCGTTCCTTATCAATGGCTCCGCAAAAGACGTCACTGGTGCTATCGAGGTGCTTGGTGAGGAATACCCCGTCGAGCTGACCCCAGAGGCGGGCTTGGAGTATAAGCGTGTGACTGTCTCCAACCCGCAGGTCGCGGGCAAGCGCATCCGAGATATTGATGCCCTCGAGCACGGTTTCATCATCGCGCGCGTGCGCAAGGGCGATAGAGATGAGGTCCCGCACCCAGATATGGTGCTGAATTACTCCGACCGCGTGCGCGTGGTGTGTAGCCCGCACCACGTGCGCGAGGTGCGCAAATACTTGGGCGATTCCGAAACGGCGCTCGGCAATGCTGACCTATTGTCCATGTCCATTGGCTTGACCTTGGGAATGCTTCTGGGCCTTATTCCCATCCCTATGCCGGGCGGATCGACCCTGCAGCTGGGCTTTGGTGGCGGCCCCGTCGTGGTCGGCCTATTCCTCGGCTACCTGAATCGCACCGGCCCCATCAATTGGCAGATGCCCTTCCATACCAGGGAGACACTTTCGAACCTGGGGCTGACGCTCTTCCTGGCGGGCGTGGGGACATCGGCAGGCGCATCGTTCCGCGATGCGCTTACGGATCCGTCCTCGCTGACCATCATCGGCGTCGGCTTTATCATTACCTTGGTATCGGCCATCCTCATCGGCGTTATCGGCATGCTGGTGCTGGGCTTGAAGTGGGACGAGGCCATGGGTTGTGCGGCCGGCATGACCACGAACCCGGCCGTGTTTGCCTATATCCGGGGCCAAACCGGAACGGAGCTTGCTGGGCGCGGCTGGGCAACGGTGTATCCGACCACCATCATTGGCAAGATTATCGCCGCTCAGGTGCTGCTATTGTTATTGCTTTAG
- the tsaB gene encoding tRNA (adenosine(37)-N6)-threonylcarbamoyltransferase complex dimerization subunit type 1 TsaB — MRVLAIDTATTALVTGAVDTESGQITQRILADARAHNERLMPTILEVMSEAGLELDDLDAIVAGMGPGPFTGLRVGMATAQALADALSIPLHGVCTHDAIAHAALVGADAADEREAADAALVATDARRKEIYWATYRAGQRIAGPDVSKPGELAVQDIAQVIIPEKLADQLPEELATLPRSEGAPTAEGLVAVARLDAEPAPFVPMYLRRPDAVPPKKQQLSAAIPEVRL, encoded by the coding sequence ATGCGCGTCCTGGCCATTGATACGGCGACGACCGCCCTGGTCACCGGGGCAGTCGACACCGAGTCAGGGCAGATTACGCAGCGCATTCTGGCCGATGCGCGCGCGCATAATGAGCGGCTCATGCCCACCATCCTCGAGGTAATGAGCGAGGCCGGTCTGGAGCTCGACGACCTCGACGCCATCGTTGCGGGCATGGGCCCTGGCCCCTTTACCGGCTTGCGCGTTGGCATGGCCACGGCGCAGGCGCTTGCCGATGCCCTCTCCATCCCCCTCCACGGCGTCTGCACCCACGATGCCATCGCGCACGCTGCGCTAGTTGGGGCCGATGCAGCCGATGAAAGGGAGGCGGCGGACGCGGCGCTAGTTGCCACCGATGCCCGCCGCAAGGAAATTTATTGGGCCACCTACCGCGCGGGACAACGCATTGCGGGCCCAGATGTATCGAAGCCGGGGGAGCTTGCCGTGCAGGATATCGCGCAGGTGATCATCCCGGAGAAGCTGGCCGACCAGCTGCCGGAAGAACTCGCCACGCTGCCGCGTAGCGAGGGCGCACCCACCGCCGAGGGCTTGGTGGCCGTCGCGCGGCTCGACGCAGAACCGGCGCCATTCGTGCCCATGTACCTGCGCCGCCCCGATGCGGTTCCGCCCAAAAAGCAGCAGCTTTCCGCGGCCATTCCAGAGGTGCGCCTGTGA
- the rimI gene encoding ribosomal protein S18-alanine N-acetyltransferase, translating to MNLRELTPADAPRCAELEKVLFPGETPWTEAVFEQEMAQPFNFYLGVEGALDPTAPEEGEDPVLLGYAGIGMMGPAADPEFEIHTIGVDPKAQRRGIARMMMDNICYIADLKSAPVFLEVRVGNDPAIELYRRYGFSIEGIRRNYYQPSGADAHVMVRPSQSPQARQREAKEQ from the coding sequence GTGAACCTGCGCGAGCTCACCCCCGCCGATGCCCCGCGCTGCGCCGAGCTGGAAAAGGTGCTATTTCCCGGTGAAACCCCGTGGACGGAAGCAGTATTTGAGCAAGAAATGGCCCAGCCCTTCAACTTCTACCTCGGGGTGGAAGGCGCCCTCGATCCCACAGCGCCAGAGGAGGGCGAGGATCCGGTCTTATTGGGCTATGCCGGCATCGGCATGATGGGCCCAGCCGCAGACCCAGAGTTTGAAATCCACACCATCGGCGTCGATCCAAAGGCCCAGCGCCGCGGCATCGCGCGCATGATGATGGACAATATTTGCTATATCGCGGACCTAAAAAGCGCGCCGGTCTTTTTGGAGGTGCGTGTGGGAAACGATCCCGCCATCGAGCTGTACCGGCGCTACGGTTTTAGCATCGAGGGGATTCGCCGCAATTACTATCAGCCCTCCGGCGCGGATGCGCACGTCATGGTGCGCCCCAGCCAGTCGCCACAAGCACGCCAGCGCGAAGCAAAGGAGCAGTAA
- the tsaD gene encoding tRNA (adenosine(37)-N6)-threonylcarbamoyltransferase complex transferase subunit TsaD has translation MKVMGIESSCDETGVGIVELDQNGHMEILANAVASSMQQHARFGGVVPEIASRAHLEAMPQVMRAALDEAGIDKPDAIAATVGPGLAGALLVGASAAKAYAAAWGVPFYGVNHLGGHVAVANLEGESLPHSVALLVSGGHTQLLEVEAVGKPMRELGSTLDDAAGEAYDKVSRLLGLGYPGGPVIDKLASRGKPTIDFPRGMSRAEDLRGEHRHDFSFSGLKTSVARYVERAEKAGETISVEDVCASFQEAVADVLTAKAIRACEDTGAKVLLLGGGVVANSRLRELAAERCKAAGVELRVPRFNLCTDNGVMIAALGAQLIHEGAEPSGLGIGTDTQLDVEEPQLT, from the coding sequence ATGAAGGTTATGGGCATCGAGTCCTCCTGCGATGAGACCGGGGTGGGCATCGTCGAGCTGGACCAGAACGGCCATATGGAGATCCTCGCCAATGCCGTTGCTTCGTCGATGCAGCAGCACGCGCGCTTTGGCGGCGTCGTGCCCGAAATTGCCTCCCGCGCGCACCTGGAGGCCATGCCGCAGGTGATGCGGGCGGCGTTGGATGAGGCGGGCATCGATAAGCCCGATGCCATTGCCGCCACCGTGGGCCCGGGCCTGGCCGGCGCCCTGCTCGTCGGCGCTTCCGCTGCCAAGGCCTATGCCGCCGCGTGGGGCGTGCCTTTTTATGGCGTCAACCACCTCGGCGGCCACGTGGCCGTGGCCAACCTCGAGGGCGAGAGCCTGCCGCACTCGGTCGCGCTGCTGGTTTCCGGCGGGCACACCCAGCTGCTCGAGGTCGAGGCCGTGGGAAAGCCCATGCGCGAGTTGGGCTCCACGCTTGACGATGCCGCCGGTGAGGCCTACGACAAAGTCTCCCGCCTCCTAGGGCTGGGATACCCGGGAGGGCCGGTCATCGATAAGCTGGCTAGCCGTGGAAAACCCACCATCGATTTCCCGCGTGGTATGTCGCGCGCCGAGGACCTGCGCGGCGAGCATCGGCATGATTTCTCGTTCTCGGGGCTAAAGACCTCCGTTGCGCGCTATGTGGAGCGCGCCGAAAAGGCCGGCGAGACCATCTCCGTGGAGGATGTATGCGCCTCGTTCCAAGAGGCCGTGGCCGATGTGCTCACCGCCAAGGCCATTCGCGCCTGCGAGGATACCGGGGCGAAGGTGCTCCTGCTTGGTGGCGGCGTCGTGGCCAATTCCCGGCTGCGGGAGCTGGCCGCCGAGCGCTGCAAGGCCGCTGGTGTGGAGCTGCGCGTGCCGCGGTTTAATCTGTGCACCGATAACGGCGTGATGATTGCAGCCCTCGGCGCCCAGCTCATTCATGAGGGTGCTGAGCCGTCGGGCCTGGGTATTGGCACCGATACGCAACTGGACGTGGAAGAACCACAGTTAACCTAA